CCTTCATCGATCAGCACGACATCTGCCCGCTTACCGGCTTTGCGGTACGCGTTAATAAATGGTGTTGGTTTCATGGTAGATTGTAAAATTAATCCGAACGCTGTTCGGACAAAAAAGATCAGCTGCCTTTAAAATGGTGTTTACCACAAACCCATCTTTTAGGAGCTGATCTTTTGTGTAGTATAACCTATTCCGAACGAATTAAAATCGAAACCTTTTGTGAACTAGGGCTGTCCAATATCCAAATGGGCGTTCGGCTGAACCGATCACCGTCAACAATTTCTTATGAATTATCTCGATGTCAACCTTATCAGGCTGAATTAGCACAAACAGATGCCGAATACAAGCGATCACGATGTGGTCGGAAAACTAAGCTGAGCGATGAGTTAAAGCAAAAAATTCTCAACCATTTACGTCTAAGCTGGTCACCAGGAATGATTGCTCACGAATTTAAACTAGCTACTAAATCTATTTATAATTGGCTAAATCAGGGGAGAATTGATTTCTCCTTGAATAATCTACCTGAACATGGCGTACGCCAACGGCGTAACGTTGACCAACGATCCAAATATAATCAATCTTTGGGGCGATCAATTGAACAGCGTCCCATGATGATTAATCAACGTAATCGCATCGGCGATTTTGAACTAGATACAGTCGTTGGTCCTCGTGGGCATAGTAAGGCAGTTTTATTAACTTTAATCGATCGCAAATCACGGTTCCTTTGGGCATACCGGTTAAAAGATCGGACGACAGCGACTGTTAATGAAGCACTAACTAAGTTCCTAACCACTTTTAATGGTCCGGTGCACAGCTTTACTGTGGACCGTGGCACTGAGTTTAGTGGGCTAGTATCACTTGAATCACAATATGGTATTAAGACCTATTACTGCCATGCTTATACGCCAGCTGAACGTGGTAGTAATGAACGCTTTAATCGGAATTTACGTTATTTTTATCCTAAAGGGACTCGTTTTGAGCACATTAGTGCTCAAGATTTAACGACGACGTTACT
The sequence above is a segment of the Lactiplantibacillus brownii genome. Coding sequences within it:
- a CDS encoding IS30-like element ISLpl1 family transposase; amino-acid sequence: MCSITYSERIKIETFCELGLSNIQMGVRLNRSPSTISYELSRCQPYQAELAQTDAEYKRSRCGRKTKLSDELKQKILNHLRLSWSPGMIAHEFKLATKSIYNWLNQGRIDFSLNNLPEHGVRQRRNVDQRSKYNQSLGRSIEQRPMMINQRNRIGDFELDTVVGPRGHSKAVLLTLIDRKSRFLWAYRLKDRTTATVNEALTKFLTTFNGPVHSFTVDRGTEFSGLVSLESQYGIKTYYCHAYTPAERGSNERFNRNLRYFYPKGTRFEHISAQDLTTTLLQINQRPLKILDWQTPYQVMLTNLSKNSD